A genomic window from Motilibacter aurantiacus includes:
- a CDS encoding D-alanyl-D-alanine carboxypeptidase family protein, producing MYGTLRRGGRAALAVVAACTLCLLVAPAAAAAPAPAADPVGGPLMTGGRVVVSLPPGVPRPPKITAKAYVVADAETGEVLATKAPHKPLRPASTLKTLTALTLQPKLDEKTVYTASADDANIEGSKAGMVPGGTYTVEQMFQALFLNSGNDAAHGLATLNGGVAQTVAEMNALADSLQAHDTRAVSPEGLDEDGQVSSAYDLALFGRAALANPAIMEYAGTVQAPFPGRMVKKGKRRPTFQLWSHQKYVLNYDGALGIKNGWTTLAKNTIIAAAERNGRTVLVTLMGASQGWQEAVQLSDWFFRHGGKAAPVGELVEPGAPTGAVEAAAPTLAPAPPAAAPAARAQVPGTGSGWLGKVLAVLGVLWATVAALRLRVHYRRRQRRRRLAAQGPIGPPRRPLPRERPARTGQPVR from the coding sequence ATGTACGGGACCCTCCGCCGCGGCGGCCGCGCGGCGCTCGCGGTGGTGGCCGCCTGCACCCTGTGCCTGCTCGTCGCGCCCGCCGCGGCCGCGGCGCCGGCCCCCGCGGCCGACCCCGTCGGCGGCCCGCTGATGACCGGCGGCAGGGTCGTGGTCTCGCTGCCCCCCGGCGTGCCGCGGCCGCCGAAGATCACGGCGAAGGCGTACGTCGTGGCCGACGCGGAGACCGGTGAGGTGCTCGCGACCAAGGCGCCGCACAAGCCGCTGCGCCCGGCGAGCACGCTCAAGACGCTGACCGCGCTGACCCTGCAGCCCAAGCTCGACGAGAAGACGGTCTACACGGCGAGCGCGGACGACGCGAACATCGAGGGCAGCAAGGCCGGAATGGTGCCGGGCGGCACCTACACCGTCGAGCAGATGTTCCAGGCGCTCTTCCTCAACAGCGGCAACGACGCCGCGCACGGGCTGGCGACGCTCAACGGCGGGGTGGCCCAGACCGTCGCCGAGATGAACGCCCTCGCCGACTCCCTGCAGGCCCACGACACCCGGGCGGTCAGCCCCGAGGGGCTCGACGAGGACGGGCAGGTCAGCTCCGCGTACGACCTGGCGCTCTTCGGCCGGGCTGCGCTCGCGAACCCCGCGATCATGGAGTACGCGGGCACCGTCCAGGCGCCCTTTCCCGGCAGGATGGTCAAGAAGGGCAAGCGCCGCCCGACGTTCCAGCTCTGGTCGCACCAGAAGTACGTCCTCAACTACGACGGCGCGCTCGGCATCAAGAACGGCTGGACGACACTGGCGAAGAACACGATCATCGCGGCCGCCGAGCGCAACGGCCGCACGGTGCTCGTGACGCTGATGGGGGCGAGCCAGGGCTGGCAGGAGGCCGTGCAGCTCTCGGACTGGTTCTTCCGCCACGGCGGGAAGGCCGCCCCGGTCGGTGAGCTCGTGGAGCCGGGCGCTCCCACCGGCGCGGTCGAGGCCGCCGCCCCGACGCTGGCGCCGGCTCCCCCGGCCGCCGCCCCCGCCGCGCGCGCACAGGTGCCCGGCACGGGCAGCGGCTGGCTCGGCAAGGTGCTCGCGGTGCTCGGCGTGCTCTGGGCGACGGTGGCGGCGCTGCGGCTGCGGGTGCACTACCGCCGCCGGCAGCGGCGTCGCCGGCTCGCCGCGCAGGGGCCGATCGGCCCGCCGCGCCGGCCACTGCCGAGGGAGCGGCCCGCGCGCACGGGTCAGCCGGTGCGCTGA
- a CDS encoding YihY/virulence factor BrkB family protein, translating into MPAVVDKAKDTAHEVRTRWPILDHALRMNTHYGKVRGGALAGAVTYFGFLSFFPLIALAFSVVGFIADAYPDAQNSIQETLQDTFPSLIGTGEGQINVETFANAKAGAGLVGLVGLLYAGLGWLDALREALRQVWGLTTGGGNFVVKKVMDVVVLVVFGTLVLATTTVSSFTTSLSGTVLGWFDLDGNVGAAVLLRVLGVTIAVIGNTAVLLFVFTRLPGHRLPWRNTWHGALLGGIGIEVLKQLGTTLIGNTTSNPLYASFAVVVGLLVWINFISRVILYAASWAATGPKATLEALTVAEADVLSEEEAKVISGKPLPQAIAARDKLRARNERRDREAAALVSGRRALPAGLRKRAAAFLGVVALVSLRSRQRTG; encoded by the coding sequence ATGCCCGCAGTCGTCGACAAGGCCAAGGACACCGCCCACGAGGTCCGTACGCGGTGGCCGATCCTGGACCACGCGCTGCGGATGAACACGCACTACGGCAAGGTGCGCGGAGGTGCGCTCGCCGGGGCGGTGACGTACTTCGGCTTCCTGTCCTTCTTCCCGTTGATCGCGCTGGCGTTCTCGGTCGTCGGCTTCATCGCCGACGCCTACCCGGACGCGCAGAACAGCATCCAGGAGACGTTGCAGGACACCTTCCCGAGCCTGATCGGCACGGGCGAGGGGCAGATCAACGTCGAGACCTTCGCCAACGCGAAGGCCGGAGCGGGCCTCGTCGGGCTCGTCGGCCTGCTGTACGCCGGCCTCGGCTGGCTGGACGCGCTGCGCGAGGCGCTCCGCCAGGTGTGGGGCCTGACCACCGGCGGGGGCAACTTCGTGGTGAAGAAGGTCATGGACGTCGTCGTCCTCGTCGTCTTCGGAACGCTCGTGCTGGCCACGACGACCGTCTCGAGCTTCACCACCAGCCTGTCCGGGACGGTGCTCGGCTGGTTCGACCTCGACGGCAACGTCGGCGCGGCCGTGCTGCTGCGGGTGCTCGGCGTCACCATCGCCGTGATCGGCAACACCGCCGTGCTGCTCTTCGTCTTCACCCGGCTGCCCGGGCACCGGCTGCCGTGGCGCAACACCTGGCACGGCGCGCTGCTCGGCGGCATCGGCATCGAGGTGCTCAAGCAGCTCGGCACCACCCTCATCGGCAACACCACGAGCAACCCGCTGTACGCCTCGTTCGCCGTCGTGGTCGGCCTGCTGGTGTGGATCAACTTCATCAGCCGCGTCATCCTCTACGCCGCCTCCTGGGCCGCGACCGGCCCGAAGGCGACGCTGGAGGCTCTGACCGTGGCGGAGGCGGACGTGCTGAGCGAGGAGGAGGCGAAGGTGATCTCCGGAAAGCCGCTTCCGCAGGCCATCGCCGCCCGGGACAAGCTGCGGGCCCGCAACGAGCGGCGCGACCGCGAGGCGGCTGCGCTCGTCAGCGGGCGGCGGGCGCTGCCGGCCGGGCTCCGCAAGCGGGCTGCGGCGTTCCTCGGGGTGGTCGCGCTGGTGTCGCTGCGCAGCCGTCAGCGCACCGGCTGA
- a CDS encoding 2'-5' RNA ligase family protein, with the protein MRTIGVAIAIPEPWGGELQRYRKAFGDPLADAIPTHVTLVPPTAVDDDALAQIEEHLRVTAAQEEPFDLHLRGTGTFRPVSPVVFVQLALGISAIERIEELVRRGPLARELSFPFHPHVTVAHDLPEEALDRAYDELATYEARFVVWGFSLYEHGPDGVWRPQRDFVLGRQLPGPGLPAEGVGAAG; encoded by the coding sequence CTGCGCACCATCGGCGTCGCCATCGCCATCCCGGAGCCCTGGGGTGGCGAGCTCCAGCGCTATCGCAAGGCCTTCGGGGACCCCCTCGCCGACGCGATCCCGACCCACGTGACGCTCGTGCCGCCGACCGCGGTCGACGACGACGCGCTCGCGCAGATCGAGGAGCACCTGCGCGTGACGGCTGCGCAGGAGGAGCCCTTCGACCTGCACCTGCGCGGCACCGGCACGTTCCGGCCGGTGTCCCCGGTGGTCTTCGTGCAGCTGGCGCTCGGCATCAGCGCGATCGAGCGGATCGAGGAGCTCGTACGCCGCGGCCCGCTCGCGCGCGAGCTGAGCTTCCCGTTCCATCCGCACGTGACGGTCGCGCACGACCTGCCCGAGGAGGCGCTGGACCGCGCCTACGACGAGCTGGCGACCTACGAAGCGCGCTTCGTCGTATGGGGCTTCAGCCTCTACGAGCACGGCCCCGACGGCGTGTGGCGCCCGCAGCGCGACTTCGTGCTGGGGCGGCAGCTGCCCGGCCCCGGGCTGCCCGCGGAGGGTGTGGGCGCGGCCGGCTGA
- the trpS gene encoding tryptophan--tRNA ligase produces the protein MSLPRVFSGMQPTADSLHLGNYLGALTQWVKLQETHDAFYCVVDLHSITAEFEPEVLRQRTRVTAAQFLAGGVDPERSTLLVQSHVAAHAELSWVLTCLTGFGEASRMTQFKDKSQRYGADRSGVGLFTYPMLMAADILLYQSHRVPVGEDQRQHLELTRDLAQRFNSRFGETFVVPEPYIVKGTAKIYDLQTPDKQMSKSLGGSGCLYLLDDPKANAKKIRSAVTDTGREIRFDQVEKPGISNLLTIYSALSGRSVEELEAAYRGKGYGDLKKDLAEVFVEFATPFRDKVRQIVEDTEGLDAVLARGAERARTVAGETLATAYDRVGFLPAKR, from the coding sequence ATGTCGTTGCCCCGCGTCTTCTCGGGCATGCAGCCCACGGCCGACTCGCTCCATCTGGGCAACTACCTCGGTGCCCTGACGCAGTGGGTCAAGCTGCAGGAGACGCACGACGCGTTCTACTGCGTCGTCGACCTGCACTCGATCACGGCCGAGTTCGAGCCGGAGGTGCTGCGCCAGCGCACCCGCGTCACCGCCGCGCAGTTCCTCGCCGGAGGCGTGGACCCCGAGCGCAGCACCCTGCTGGTCCAGAGCCACGTCGCCGCCCACGCGGAGCTGAGCTGGGTCCTGACCTGCCTGACCGGTTTCGGCGAGGCCAGCCGCATGACCCAGTTCAAGGACAAGTCCCAGCGCTACGGGGCGGACCGCTCGGGCGTCGGGCTCTTCACCTATCCCATGCTGATGGCCGCGGACATCCTGCTCTACCAGTCGCACCGGGTCCCGGTCGGCGAGGACCAGCGCCAGCACCTCGAGCTGACCCGTGACCTCGCCCAGCGCTTCAACTCCCGGTTCGGCGAGACGTTCGTCGTCCCCGAGCCCTACATCGTCAAGGGCACCGCGAAGATCTACGACCTGCAGACGCCGGACAAGCAGATGAGCAAGTCGCTCGGCGGCAGCGGCTGCCTCTACCTGCTCGACGACCCCAAGGCCAACGCGAAGAAGATCCGCAGCGCCGTCACCGACACCGGTCGCGAGATCCGTTTCGACCAGGTGGAGAAGCCCGGCATCAGCAACCTGCTCACGATCTACTCGGCGCTGTCCGGGCGCTCGGTCGAGGAGCTCGAGGCGGCGTACCGCGGCAAGGGCTACGGGGACCTGAAGAAGGACCTCGCCGAGGTCTTCGTCGAGTTCGCGACCCCGTTCCGGGACAAGGTGCGCCAGATCGTGGAGGACACCGAGGGGCTCGACGCGGTGCTCGCGCGCGGCGCGGAGCGTGCCCGGACGGTCGCGGGGGAGACCCTCGCCACCGCGTACGACCGGGTCGGGTTCCTCCCGGCGAAGCGCTAG
- a CDS encoding hemolysin family protein gives MSRTVADLLLLAALALLGGLLGAVELVVRSLRESQLRSLAARGERGARAARLAAAPERHLPALQVGSVLAGFLAAAYSAVSLSGHLERALLRAGLDRGPAAALAVIGVTLATAYVVVLLELTLRRVAGARPEAVAYALGPAASRLALAGRPLAALVLRPAALLARLLAGDRPEEDGIGEEQIRDLVAGAEAIGGEERRLIGEVLGAGARRLHEVMVPRTEVEFLDAALPVLRAVRLVSDKPHSRYPVVRGSTDDVVGFVHVRDLFGPAAGSGARLDELARPVLRLPGSKQLLPTLSEMRRAGHHLAIVVDEYGGTDGIVTLEDLVEELVGDIRDEYDVETGEAGDGPAQVDGLLNRDDFAERTGIELPEGPYETAGGYVMTALGRIPRIGDSVEAGGHRLLVREMDGRRVSRIEVRPAEQPVRFASISG, from the coding sequence GTGAGCCGCACGGTCGCCGACCTGCTCCTGCTGGCCGCGCTCGCGCTGCTCGGCGGCCTGCTCGGGGCCGTCGAGCTCGTGGTGAGGTCGTTGCGGGAGAGCCAGCTGCGGTCCCTGGCGGCCAGAGGCGAGCGGGGCGCCCGAGCGGCCCGGCTCGCCGCCGCCCCCGAGCGGCACCTGCCCGCTCTGCAGGTCGGGTCGGTACTCGCCGGCTTCCTCGCCGCCGCGTACTCCGCCGTCTCGCTCTCCGGCCACCTGGAGCGGGCGCTGCTGCGCGCCGGGCTCGACCGCGGGCCCGCCGCGGCGCTCGCCGTCATCGGGGTGACGCTCGCCACGGCGTACGTGGTGGTCCTGCTCGAGCTCACGCTGCGCCGGGTCGCCGGCGCGCGCCCGGAGGCCGTCGCGTACGCCCTCGGGCCTGCCGCCTCCCGGCTGGCGCTCGCCGGCCGCCCGCTCGCCGCTCTCGTCCTGCGCCCCGCGGCCCTGCTCGCCCGGCTGCTCGCCGGCGACCGCCCGGAGGAGGACGGGATCGGCGAGGAGCAGATCCGGGACCTGGTCGCCGGGGCCGAGGCCATCGGTGGCGAGGAGCGCCGGCTCATCGGTGAGGTCCTCGGCGCCGGGGCCCGCCGGCTGCACGAGGTCATGGTCCCGCGCACCGAGGTGGAGTTCCTGGACGCGGCGCTGCCGGTCCTGCGCGCCGTCCGGCTGGTGTCGGACAAGCCGCACTCGCGCTACCCCGTCGTGCGCGGGTCGACCGACGACGTCGTCGGCTTCGTCCACGTGCGAGACCTGTTCGGCCCGGCTGCAGGGAGCGGCGCCCGCCTCGACGAGCTCGCACGGCCCGTGCTGCGCCTGCCGGGCAGCAAGCAGCTGCTGCCCACGCTGTCGGAGATGCGCCGGGCCGGGCACCACCTGGCGATCGTCGTCGACGAGTACGGCGGCACCGACGGGATCGTGACCCTCGAGGACCTCGTCGAGGAGCTGGTGGGTGACATCCGCGACGAGTACGACGTCGAGACGGGCGAGGCCGGGGACGGGCCGGCGCAGGTGGACGGGCTGCTCAACCGGGACGACTTCGCCGAGCGCACCGGGATCGAGCTGCCGGAGGGACCGTACGAGACGGCGGGCGGCTACGTCATGACCGCGCTCGGCCGGATCCCGCGGATCGGGGACTCGGTCGAGGCCGGCGGCCACCGCCTCCTCGTACGCGAGATGGACGGCCGGCGCGTGTCCAGGATCGAGGTGCGCCCGGCCGAGCAGCCCGTACGTTTCGCGTCGATCTCAGGATGA